The Macadamia integrifolia cultivar HAES 741 chromosome 4, SCU_Mint_v3, whole genome shotgun sequence genome contains the following window.
GGTCATTTCTAAAAGCCACAAAATCTTTCTAATCTCTTTAGTTAGCAGTTAGCATATTCTCTGTACTTGTTCAATTGTGTAAGTTTGCTTTGTGGATACTACCATTCCTAATCAGCTCTTTTGCAAAATTGCTAGACCAATATGCCAGGATCACCGGAGGATGTTGGTGGGACTCCTGATAAAGAAATTCCTAGAGCAGAAGAAGGTTCTGGTGGTTCTCCTTCTGCAGGATTGCGTAGGAGATTTCTGTAAGATAAGCTGTGGTTTTTCTTGTTGACATGAATTGTGCTGTTGTTTCTCTTGTCCCAAGTTATGCAAATTTTAGTTGACTGACTTGGTTCAAATGCACAGGCCGCCAATAAAATCTCAAGATAGAACTCATGAGATCAGTGAGTCTGATCAATCAACACCGATCAAACTAGATGCTGCTGCTCAGGCTCACATTGAAAAGCACAGGTATTTTTACACCTTTGAACCATGATGGCAACCACTTGGCTTGTTTTCATAATCCATCTTTGCTTGAAGGAAACAGACTAATAGTGAAATTTTCTATATCATGTGACATTGATAATTGTTGGTATTTATAAAAGCTAGTTGCCTAAATTCCTTACTGCTTCTTCCAACAGAAAACTCCAAGAAGATTTGACGGATGAAATGGTAGGGTTAGCAAGACAGCTCAAGGAGAGTAGCCTCTTAATGAACCGATCCTTGCAAGACACTGAGAAGGTATGATCTAATAATCCAATTGAAACCATGTATTTCTCCTgacatcatcattgtcattcaTAATTATTTAGTGCTTTGCTGCATAACAAAAATTTGATGTGACAAAGTGGGGATAAAAGAAGCTTTATATGACACAGTCATATAGTTGGTTGGAGTGTGGCACAGTGGCAGTCCATTTTCCTCTCTTCAGTCTGATGTGACAAAGTGGTTCGGAATATAGAACCTTAAAGAGTGCTGTAACTCTTAATGTTAGCCCTTATACAGCAGCATGGTCATATGGTCAGCATGCAAAGGTTGGGACTCCAT
Protein-coding sequences here:
- the LOC122076524 gene encoding uncharacterized protein LOC122076524 isoform X3 is translated as MPGSPEDVGGTPDKEIPRAEEGSGGSPSAGLRRRFLPPIKSQDRTHEISESDQSTPIKLDAAAQAHIEKHRKLQEDLTDEMVGLARQLKESSLLMNRSLQDTEKLKLWESLALQLDLVKCRAHLYSYSYPFRPCDSHRKNI
- the LOC122076524 gene encoding uncharacterized protein LOC122076524 isoform X2, with product MPGSPEDVGGTPDKEIPRAEEGSGGSPSAGLRRRFLPPIKSQDRTHEISESDQSTPIKLDAAAQAHIEKHRKLQEDLTDEMVGLARQLKESSLLMNRSLQDTEKFGWPWCGYPCLIHLTSFLLLQRAWASWVLGSHGRVESFSRVSSRD
- the LOC122076524 gene encoding uncharacterized protein LOC122076524 isoform X1, with translation MPGSPEDVGGTPDKEIPRAEEGSGGSPSAGLRRRFLPPIKSQDRTHEISESDQSTPIKLDAAAQAHIEKHRKLQEDLTDEMVGLARQLKESSLLMNRSLQDTEKVLDSTERAVESSLASTGHANKRAMQIFSESSKTSCLTWLVMFVMTCIFVMVVLLIRVT
- the LOC122076524 gene encoding uncharacterized protein LOC122076524 isoform X4; the protein is MPGSPEDVGGTPDKEIPRAEEGSGGSPSAGLRRRFLPPIKSQDRTHEISESDQSTPIKLDAAAQAHIEKHRKLQEDLTDEMVGLARQLKESSLLMNRSLQDTEKRGQWRVAWQALAMLTREQCRSFQKVPRLHV